The Zootoca vivipara chromosome 5, rZooViv1.1, whole genome shotgun sequence genome includes the window GGCCCATCCGTCAGCaggagagcacatgttttgcatgcaaaaggacccaggtttgatccctggcatttcTATGTGTTGCTGGAAAAGACCTGTTTGAAAGTACTCAGTGAACACAAATACTGATGCACCTGGAGCAATGGCCTCactcggcataaggcagcttcatacagGGCTACTGCACCTACCCCAGCATTTGTACTAGCAAATGTGCTTGCTAAATCATAACACTAATGAAATGCCCCACTGTTATTTATAGGTACCATACGTATATTTATAGGCATAGTACCAAGTGATACATACCCCAGCCTGTGCCCTTaggttctagatcaggggtcagcaaccttttgcagccgtgggccggtccaccgtccctcagaccatgtggtgggctggactatatttttttgggggggaggaaatgaacgaattcctatgccccacaaataacccagagatgcattttaaataaaaggacacattctactcatgtaagaacacaccgattcccggaccatccgtggaccggattgagaaggggattgggccgcatccggcccacaggccttaggttgcctacccctgttctagattgCAGACATCAAAACTTTACATCTCTCTgcaagtgcttaaaaaaaaacctggaaatgaGCTTTTGCCACAATCTTCAGGAGCATGGAAATTCTCAAACTTCATGTTCCTAAGAATCtctactttcatttttttataagCAAGTTTTCTAGCCCATAGGGTAAAATATGGGCATAATCCCTTCAGATATCCAAAACCAGAAGAGAGCTTGATGGGATTTACTTAGGCAAGTTCAGATTTCTTAgtgtacatatttttaaaggcCCTAAACAACTATATTGTAAATATAAGACTACATACCCCATTGACGAATATAAAGCTCCCCAGACAGGGGGGAAGACCCAGTTGGGGGGACGCCAAGATGGCTTCTCCAGTGATTCATACCATGTAGGCAGTTCTTTCTTGACAATCCTGGCTCCCCAAATGCTTCCGGCATTTGGCAAGAGTGTGAAGGCAACAGCAGGAGCCCATGAGGGTAGCACGTCCATTTCTGAAACAAATATGCAAACTGGGTGAGAGTTGACTTTGCAAAGTGCAGTTTCACAAATACCAACAAGATATCAGCAGTGCAGAAAAAGGTGATAGTTGGGCCTATATGCCTTTGTGTGCCCGAGGCTGAGGGTTCGACAGCAAGGAAGGGTTGGTGCCCTGCTGCAGCAACAAACTGGCCACCTCAACTGGTTTCCCAAAGACTGAAGGTGGGGAACTGATTCTGTTGAACAGTGCTGCGTGTTTTCAGTTCCACCAAAAAACTCTGTAGTTTGATTGGTGAGCTCTCATCCaaacatagaatcttagagttggaaggcacctctagggtcatctagtccaaccccctgcaatgcaggaatctcaactaaagcatccatgaactggacacagaattccAGGTGTTGCAGAAGAGAGCAGGACTATTACTCTCCCCTTGAGCTGTCTGTGGTTACCCAAtccgtgtgtgtgcatgtgcaattcAGCATTTTTCAAAGTGCAAATGGGATTCAATTCGATTTAGGTGGAAAGTAGAGGATGAAGGTTGCAACTTTCCCAGGAGAAAGGTATTACAGAAAATACGGCGATGGAAGCAGGCTGCAGAACCAGGGAGGCCAAGCCTTATAAACAGCATCAGACACGGGAAGGTGTTACAGAAACCTGTATAACTTGTTTCAATTAATTGTTCTAACTGTTGCTTAACATACTTAGAAAAGGTTCTTTTTGTGTGCAGCATGGTAAAAAGAGCTCAGAGTTCACATATACTCTACCTGCCTGTTTGATGAACCTGAATTTCTGGGCATGCTCTATGGTAGCAAtcctagaagagtttggatttgatatcccgctttatcactacccgaaggagtctcaaagcggctaacattctcctttcccttcctcccccacaacaaacactctgtgaagtgagtggggctgagagacttcagagaagtgtgactagcccaaggtcacccagcagctgcatgtggaggagcggagacgcgaacccggttccccagattacaagtctaccactcttaaccactacaccacacttgcttggaaggaagccccattgaattcaatgggacgtacttctgagttgacatggtaAGGATTCCACTGTATCTCACTAGGTTATCCTTCGTGCCATAGTCAATAAAATGTTTATGCAAATAATTAGGATTTTTTAATTACAACATCAGCAGCAGACCAACATGCAAAAGGTAAATGTTATCTCCATGCCAGGAAAAATGTTGATTGTTTCATTTCTCTATATACAGTATCCAGGTTCACTATGAAAGGCACAGGAACATCAGggccagggttgttgttttttaaagagattgactCTGCCAATCACAGGAATGAGAATTAATTCCCTACTGGAGGCAaatgtgctaaaggaaaactccCATCCTCCTCTCTTCAGTGTAATTTGAACTCTCTACATAATACATTTGGTAACATAGGGCAGAGGTTGTGTAAGTTATTACATTGCTTCTACAACAAGCCTAACAAGAAAAAGGTGGCTTCAAAAGTAAGAGACGTGATCAATTAAACGTATATCAAGCTGTCCTGTGAAATCAGACTTGTTTCATAATGTTTGCTAAACTTCCCACCCTTTTCTTGCAATCTCTCCATGTAATGGTTGCGGCTGAATTGCAGCCATTTTACACATTCACTATGTTTTGTAATAGCTAGTTCAAGTGGGGCTAGGGATTAAATTTGGTATAATAAAAAAGGCGCttctgctgcccccaccccaagtaaCAGTACCACACCCAAAGTTGCTCATTTGCAGAGTGGACTGGCTGACATCAATTGACAAGCAACACaaacccatttatttcagtaaatcTGCTTAATTTGGACAGGCATCACTCACTGGACATAGTAGAGGTTAATTGCTAtgcttaagggacccaggtggcgctgtgggttaaaccacagagcctagggcttgctgatcagaaggtcagcggtttgaatccctgtgacggggtgagctcccgttgctcggtcccagctcctgccaacctagcagttcgaaagcacgtcaaagtgcaagtagataaataggaagcgctacagcgggaaggtaaacggcgtttccatgtgctgctctggttcgccagaagcggctttgtcatgctggccacatgacctggaagctatacaccagctccctcggccaataacacgaaatgagcgccgcaacccaagagtcatccatgactggacctaatggtcaggggtccctttacctttaccttttaaccaatCCAGGAGCAAAGAAAGTCAAAAGCTCAGGATACGCAGGCTGGGAAATTCATTTTGGAATAAGAATCCACCCAAGAAGAATGTGTCTTTAACAGCCACTTGGCAGGCCAGAAATTAGGAAgtgaagtgcccccccccccagcatgctgTGATAAGAAGGTCACTGAGACTctgggaactgccctgagacctctggatatagggtggtatataaattcaatcatcaacaacaacagaccTGAAGGAAGTGAAAACTTCACCCTCATgaactttgaagacgctcaaactcaggacaaaagggagaaacatgctaagaggaaggcacacttggcaaatccacaccgtcatcaactcctgcctggaaaccaatgtccccactgtggaaggacgtgtggatccagaactggcctccagtcacttacggactcattgttaaaaccgtgtttatggaagacaatcttactcggctacgagtgatcgccaaagaagaagaagaagacctacGAAAGCCTCTAGAGCCCTGGCATTAAAAAGGCAGCAACAGAGGCAGACTTATAaagttgcttctctcctgttgaATGCTCTGAGCCAATGTGGAATTGTAGAAGAACCCAAAGCAAGGTTAACTTTTCAAGAAAAGGCACACATCACCAAACAGCCCTAATATGCGATTGATTCAACCCCAATGACCATAGAAGCCCATTTAAATTGTGGGTGCTAGGCAGTTAGTTTTGGGTGAAGTGGCTGGTGATGGGGGCTGTTTTGCTGTAACTgcccccatccccccaccccaaaaaaactctgAACAAGTTATACAGTTCTTTATTCAGTTGCTGTGGTTTATCAAGGCATTGGGCAAATTGTTGTATGTACTGTATTATGGTTCCAAGTCTCCAGGAGGGGATGGAAGAGATTTATTTAATGCAGAGGTGTTAGAGGATCTCCTACTCTTTATGAGAAGCATGGAAGGGGGGGAGCCAGGGTAGCACCCCAACCCATCCTCTGCAGCAAGACTTGCTCCTCTACAAACTTGCTCGCCTGCCAGAGGTGGGGATCGCCATTATGGGCTGCTGGAGATGCGCTGCCAGGAGGATTTCACGCCGCCCTTTCAGCAGTTACCATGTTAGCGAGCAGGTGCCGGCTCAGGGCACCCAGGTAACAATCTCTCCGGCAACAGGAAGACCATCGGGGATATACGCGGCCGACTCGGCGGAGCCCCTGCCTTCCTCGCAAGCTGTGGATAACGCCCTTCCAAAGTTAAGCACAACCTCCTCATGCCTGTGCCTTTATATggactcccttcccttcccttttctatgATCctgtaggtttttaagcagaggttcagGACAGCTCAGTCAGGAGACCTTGAAACTCTTAAATCTCAAGGTCGCGGGTTCGAACCCCACGTGGCAggttcgtgcattgcagggggttggactagatgaccgggggtcccttcctgctctacaGTTCCTAGGAAGCTGCCCACGCTCCTAGTCCTCAGTGCGCACCTGCTTTCAAAGGCGTTAGATCCCGTAcctgtgtctgctgctgctgctgcttcctccgctgacCTCGCTGCTCGGAGAAAGCGAAAGGGTTGTGGGAAAGGAAGCGAGGGAGGCCCACTGGGCGGGCGGGAGGCGGGGAAGGGAGCAAGGGGCGCGCCCATCTCGAAGCCGTGGAGAGCAAGGAAGAGGCGCTTTGGAAatgctttgggaagcagagaaaaaGCAGGGCCTAAGTTATAACGCAGAACGCAACCATTTCATCATGGGACCACGGGGCATCCAGAAAATATAACACAATGCAGCTGCATAAGAACAGGAATTAACCGCAGCAGAATGTAATTATGCACGAGCCTCTTACACAGGTGCCCTTAAGTATGTCTGCAAACTTCAGTGAGAGGTGCGAGTTTGCTTTTGCCGGGTCATCTCATTAGGTCTGCTTTGAGACAGAGTctcatttcctttttctcttcagatctttcatatttgtcggagttgaaaatccctgctcGCAACTATGTGTCACGAACTGTACAATAgccaatgcttttaaaaagaggcGTGGATACGGTTTCTGGTTGTGTGTgttcataaaaaaatatttttatggcaTAGTATACAAGATGATAATAATAcggttattactattattattactattattattattattattatttataccccgcccatctggctgggttcccccagccactctgggcggcttccaacaaaatattaaaatacagaaatccatcaaacattaaaagcttccctaaacagggctgccttgagatgccttctaaaggtctggtaattgttctctttgacctctggtgggagggcgttccacagggtgggtgccactaccgagaaggacctctgcctagttccatgcaacttggcttctcgcaatgagggaaccgccagaaggccctcggcgctggacctcagtgtccgggcagaacgatgggggtggagacgctccttcaggtatactggaccgaggccgtttagggctttaaaggtcagcaccaacactttgaattgtgctcagaaacgtactgggagccaatgtaggtctttcagggacggtgttatgtggtctcggcggccgctcccagtcaccagtctagctgccgcattctggattagttgtagtttctgggtcaccttcaaaggtagccccacgtagagcgcattgcagtagtccaagcgagagataactagagcatgcaccactctggcgagacagtccgcgagcaggtagggtctcagcctgcgtaccagatggagctgataaacttGCTAAAACGTCTAAGATGTTTATTTGATTGtacttgaatcttcctgccaaaCTTGCCATTCTCTCCTGCAACacccttggagaaccactgcttCAAAACCTGGTCCTTTGCCGGAAACGgacttttcccttctctctctgacTCTGTCTGCAAAccaacgccggcttcctcggccattaaagcgagatga containing:
- the TSPO gene encoding translocator protein isoform X1, which translates into the protein MGAPLAPFPASRPPSGPPSLPFPQPFRFLRAARSAEEAAAAADTEMDVLPSWAPAVAFTLLPNAGSIWGARIVKKELPTWYESLEKPSWRPPNWVFPPVWGALYSSMGYGSYLVWRELGGFNEKSLVPLGLYAGNLALNWSWVPIFFGKHQTGWGLVTLLLTTGAATATTTVWYHVNKTAAYLMYPYLAWLTFASVLNYRIWKDNRNKKHL